A window from Plasmodium gaboni strain SY75 chromosome 9, whole genome shotgun sequence encodes these proteins:
- a CDS encoding putative palmitoyltransferase (part of same gene as PGSY75_0932500B~gap found within coding sequence), which produces MINILPYVVFFLKISLLFTCIHLKNIFPFVFSSFSFFLFVYLCSFLLYIIVSYRNPGYVTTCPTNYIEKDNAIQSKNMIKEKKYNDTKDYHNNNNKLTYDTYNELSYFSTNDSGTSCSFFSSTTSECSTDELLSLTILHHKKKNTIITEKCMRKKKIYNQDSYIDQDYIMRTDKQKEKPNKVKRKYKYYKYYKYKRNDQLYNSCNFFFLNEKDIKCSLNEDKDIDTQNVDRNIKDMNDIEDIKNIKKLNMFKINITKNNIFLFYKKKVSYYKPLCLRNINNILNYSNIKLNKINKHDIIFYKNIKTKENNKNNHIFYLYRNKLYQYNIPLPYCEICQVYQ; this is translated from the exons atgataaatatattgcCATATGTGGTATTCTTCCTCAAAATTTCACTTCTTTTTACATGTATTcatttgaaaaatatatttccttttGTTTTTTCGAGTTTTTcgttttttctttttgtttatCTGTGTTCCTTCCTCCTGTATATCATAGTGTCATATCGTAACCC aGGATATGTTACCACGTGCCCAACAAACTACATAGAGAAGGATAATGCCATACAATCgaaaaatatgattaaagaaaaaaaatataatgatacaaaagattatcataataataataataaattaacaTATGACACATACAATGAGTTATCATATTTCTCAACGAACGATAGTGGAACGTCTTGTAGTTTTTTTTCATCAACAACATCTg AATGTTCCACTGACGAGCTTCTAAGCTTAACAATTTTACACcataaaaagaaaaatacAATAATAACAGAAAAATGtatgagaaaaaaaaaaatatataaccAAGACTCTTACATTGATCAAGATTATATTATGAGAACTGACAAACAAAAGGAAAAACCTAATAAAgtgaaaagaaaatataaatattataaatattataaatataaaagaaatgatCAGCTTTATAACAgttgtaattttttttttttgaatgaaaaagatataaagTGTTCATTAAATGAGGACAAAGATATAGACACACAAAATGTAgatagaaatataaaagatatgAACGATAtagaagatataaaaaatattaaaaaacTTAATATgttcaaaataaatataacaaaaaataatatttttttattttataaaaaaaaagtttcCTATTACAAACCTTTATGCTTAAgaaacataaataatattttaaattattccaatataaaattaaataaaataaataagcatgatattatattttataaaaatataaaaacaaaag